The genomic interval CGTGGCAGACGTGGGTGTGGCCGAATAAAACGTAGTCATAGTTCTGGGATTCGACCGTTTCAAAAAGCCGCTGTTCATCGTCGCTGTGCAGCATGGCAATTTTCCGTCCGGCCAAATTCAATTCGCCGAAACGTCCAAGCAGGTTGACACCGATGTTGTCAGGAAAAAACCGGAGGTCGGTGTGGCTGTCGGTGTTGCCAAGCACGACGTAAAGCGGAATATCGATTTCCTGAAAAAGTGCGGCCATCTCGGTGAGAACCATTTCGGAGCCGACATCGCCGCAGTGGACAACCGCCTCAATCCCGCGGAAGATAAATTCGCGGGCGGCGGCCAAAGCCAAATCCACCTGACCGTGCGTATCGGATATGATGCCGATTTTCAACCGCTGTCCCCTCTCTTTAGTTCTTGGCACTGCAACCGCAGTGTTTATATTAGCGGGAATCGCAACCAAGGCGAGCGGAGATTTCAAAATGAAGAGTGTAAAAGTTGTCGGTGCGGGCGGGTACGGCGGAGTAGGAATCACAGAACTGCTTCTGCAGCATCCCGAGTTCAAAATTGACTGTCTGGTGGCGGCCACCGAAACCGGTATGAAGATGAGCGATCTTTATCCCCACCTGAAAGGCTTTTGCGACGAACTGATCCGGACGCCGGACGACCCGAAGGCGCAGGAAGCCTATGACGCGGTATTTTTCTCCACGCCGGACGGAGTCGGTATGCAGACGGCCGCCGCTGAACTGGCCAAAGGCGCGCATGTGGTGGACTACAGCGGCGACTTCCGGTTTACCACGCCGGAAAAATACAGCGCTTACGCGACGTTCATCGGAAAAAATCCTGTCCATGCCGCACCGGAACTGCTTCCGCAAACGGTGTACGGACTTTCCGAACTGCACCCGTTCGGCAAAAAGCAAAAACTGGCCGGTAATCCCGGATGCTTCGCTGTGAGCTGTATCCTCGGCCTTGCACCGGCGGCGGCTGGAAAACTGATTGATCCGAAGAGTGTCATCTGTGACTGCAAAACCGGCGTCTCCGGCGCAGGCAAAAAACCGGCGGCTACATTCCATTATCCGGCGCGGTACGAGCAGATCAACGCCTACAAGCTGGCCGGACACCAGCACATGGTTGAAATCGAGCAGGAACTGAGCGCGCTGGCGGGCGAAACCATCCGGATCACCATGACGGCGCAGGTTCTGCCTCTCTGCCGGGGAATTCTTTCCTGTCTTTATGCCAATCTGAACGAAACCATGAGCGCAAAACAGCTGATGGAAGCCTACAAAGCGTTCTATGCCGACAAGCCGTTCGTACGGATTTTCGATAATAAGGCCAACATCGGCACCGCGCAGGTCAGCGGAACCAACTTCTGCAACCTGATCGTGGATGTGGATGAAAGGAATAACCGGTTACGGGTAATCTCGCACATTGACAACCTGATGAAAGGTCAGGCCGGTAATGCGCTTCAGAACATGAACCTGATGTTCGGTTTTGATCCAATGCTCGGACTCAACTTCCCCGGACGCTGTCCGTGATCAAAACCATCCATCGGGGACTATGGCTGGCGGCAGGTTTAATTTTCGTACTTCTGGGGATAATCGGCCTGATGCTTCCCGTAGTTCCGCAGATTCCGTTCTTCCTTGCAGCGGTCCTCTGCTTCATGCGCTGTTCGGGACGGTTTAGCAACTGGATGGAAAAGAAACCGTGGTTTGTCCGCTTTCGCGCCCGTTTTCCGAAAAAAGAGGTTCGCAGCTAAGTCTGCGCTGAAAGCCGTTGTCGGCGCAGATTTCTTCCGCTAGACTGCCCGCGTTTTATGGATCCGAAACTACTACTCTTTTCTACTGCGTTTCTACTCGGGATACCTGCGCTGATCCTGACCGGTCTGGCCGTCCGCCCGTTCCGGAAAGTATTAATGTTTCTGATGTGCTTCGCACTGTGCTATCCGGAAACATTTTCAATCAACTTCATGTCACGCGAGTCCTACCGTATGGCCACCCGAGGATTCGAACTGGGGCTGTTTGACATGTGCACGATTGCACTTTTTTTCATTATGGTGCTGCAGCCCCGCGGACACCGCTTCCGCTGGTTTCCGCCGCTAACCATCGCTTACGGAATCTATATTTTATTCGCCGTATTTTCCTGGATACAGGCTCCCGGAAGCATCCCAGTACCGGGTGACGTTTATGCCGCGAATACGGCCGGCGGCTATGAATTCTACACCAAATTTGAAACCAGCCTCTATCCGCTGTTCGAGCTTAGTAAAATCGTTCGCGGCGGTTTTGCCTATCTGGTGATTGTCAACTTCCTGCGGGATGAAGAGCAGTTCCGCACCCTGCTCGGCGCCCTGCTTGTCGTCGCTTTTGTTATTACAATCGAAGCGCTGATCAGCCGCTACATCCGGGGACACCATCGAATTTCCTCAACGCTCGGCCATCCGAACAGTCTGGGTACGTTCATGGGAATGATGGGCACGCTCATGTTTGGTGTCGCTCTTTTCCGGACCACTTTTTTCTCCAGCGGAACCTTCGCCATCGCCACGGCCGCCTCGATCATTTGTGTTCTGCTGACCATTTCGCGCGGCGCGCTTTCCTCGCTGGTGCTGGGACTCTGGCTGGATGTTTCATCGCTCTTTCACCGCTATCTCAATCTGAAAAACTTCACCATTCTGTTTATCGGCGCCCTTGTCGTTCTCGGACTTTTCTTTAGGGCAGCCGACACGCTCTCGGCCCGTTTCCTTGTGCAGCAGGACGCCGTTTCCGACATTGAATACCGCGGGCTTTATAATGAGGAAGCCCGCCTGATGTCACGTGACCATCTTTTTGGCGTCGGCCTCGGAAACTTTTCCACCTACTCCTGGCTGAAATACGGACGGGCTGTCGGTCTCAACGAATACGGAACTCCGGCGCACAATCTCTGGTATCTCACTCTCGGCGAACTGGGTGTCCCCGGCCTGCTGGCTTTTATCTTTTTCTGGCTCCGCTTCTACTCCATCGGCCTGCCATTCCTGTTCCGCCGCCGCACCGCCCTGATTTACGCAATAGCCGCTTCGGCCACCGCCGCCAGTATGATCGGCCATATTCAGAACATGCTCCAGCTCTCGTACCGCCAGACGTCCATCTATATGTTCAATCAGATATTAATCGCTATGGTTGTTGCCGCCTGGTACATCGACCGCGATACCCGCCGTGCGGAACGTGACGCCCGCCGTCTGGCCCGTTCACGAACAGTCTGATAAACGCCATGACCGACCGTAAAAAAATTGTCTGCTACGACGACAACCCCGATTACGGCGGACATCAGATTATGGCCTGTCTCGCTGTTGAAGGGCTCGCTAAATCCGCTGCATGGCAACCGACATTCTTTTGCAGCCCGACGAACATTCGGCTCAACAAGCGACTCAAGGAAATCCAGACCGGTACCGGCAACCTTGAAATCTGCGAAACACCGTTCACCACCCGAAAGCTGCAGGGATTACGCAATCGTTTCGCCGTAAAAACGATTGGCGCCCTGCGCGAACGGCTCGAAGCCAAAAATCCAGATGTGCTTCTCTGTGTACAGGGAGAAATCGAAGACGGATCCCTTGCCTTATGCGCCGCAGAAAAAATGGCCGCGCCGTGTATCAGCTATATTCCTGTTCCGCACCGCATGGCACTCATGGGTGCAAAACTCGGCGCAGTGCGCGACATGCTGAATGCGTACCTTTTCAAAAAACCGGATGGATGGATCACCATCAGCGGCTCGATGAAAGCACTGCTTGAAGAACGCGGCGCAACTGCACCGATCGAAGTGGTTCATAACGGCATTAATATGAAACGCTTCACGCCGCGTGACAAAACCGCCGCACGTGCGGCGCTTGGACTTCCGCTGGAAAAAACCATCCTTGGCACAATCGGTCGCATTGAATTCAACCAGAAACAGCAGACCTTCCTTGTCCGCACATTTTTCGATCATTTCCAAAACAGTCCGTCGATGCATTTAGTCATCATTGGCGACGGCCCCGACCGCGGACGGCTCGAAGCGCTGATCGGCGAACTGGGTCTGCATAAACAAGTCACCCTGCTCCCGTGGCAATCCGACAGTTCCATTGTTTACAGTGCGCTTGATCTTTTGATTATTCCGTCGCGTTTCGAAGGCGTCCCGCTTGTCATGCTCGAAGCGCTCGCCTGCGGTACGCCGGTTATCGGCAGTGCCCGCGACGGCATGAAAGATTTGCTTCCCGCCAGCTGGACCTTTGAACACGGGAACAGTACTGCGCTGGCCGATGTCATCAAATACGTTGTAAAAGACTGGAAAGAGGAACTGCCCGCTCTGCAAACCAGAGTGCGCAATGAATACACCGTCGAAAAATTTCAGCAGAATTTTGAAGCGGCGCTCAACCATTTCCTTATAATGGGCCGCCGATGTACCTAGACTTTTTCCAGCTTAAAGAATTTCCGTTCAACGTGACGCCTGATCCGCGGTTCCTTTTCTTTTCTGAACGCCACCGCGAAGCCTTCGACTCCCTGCTCTACGGTGTTGAGCACCGCAAAGGGTTTATTGTCCTCACCGGCGAAGTCGGCTGCGGAAAAACCACCATCTGCCGCTCGGTACTGAATAACCTGCCCGGCACCACTCACTCGGCGTTCATTCTCAACCCTTCAATTACGGCCGCCCAGCTTGTCCGATCCATCCTTCTCGACCTGAATATTGAGCCGAAAGGCGGCGACAAACTGGTACACATCACCCAGCTAAACCGCTTCCTGCTCCAATGCCTGGAAAAAGGCGAAAATGTCGCCGTCATTATCGATGAGTCCCAGAATCTCGACCCGCAACTGATGGAGCAGGTGCGAATGCTCTCCAATCTGGAAACGGATCAGCACAAACTCATGCAGATTATCCTTTCCGGCCAGCCGGAACTCAAAGAGCGGATGCGTCAGCCCGGCCTGCGCCAGCTCCGTCAGCGCGTTATGGTGCACTGCGACCTCGAACCGCTCAGCGTGGTTGAAACCGCTCTCTATATCCAGCATCGCCTGAAAGTTGCCGGAGCGGCTGACCCCGGCGGCATATTCCACGGTGCTTCGATTGAGCAGATTCACGGTCGAGCAGGCGGGATTCCTCGCCAGATCAACACCATCTGCGACCGTTCACTTCTTTCGGCCTACGTCCGCAAAGATCATCAGGTCACGACTCAGGATATCGCAACGGCTCTGACAGAGCTTGCATCATTAATTGGATTTCAGGGAGATTCACAATGAGTTTGATTCAAGATGCACTGAGACGGAAATTGGAAGAAACTCCGGTTCCTGATATTCATTCGCCAGTCACCCCCCCGTCCGGTGAAAAAGGCCCGAAAATGCCGCAGGTCTTTCTCCTGCTGATTTTACTCGCCGTATTCCTTGCCGCACCAATCGGTTACAGCCTCTATCTGATAAAACAAAAGCCGCTGAATCTGCCGCTGATTGGAAAAAAAACGCACCCTGTTGCTGCCCCTGCTGTTTCTGAACCGGTTGTCGCACCGGCGCCGGTAATTGAAGCTTCTGCTCCGGTTACACCGCCGGTTCAAGCCGTTGAGACGGTAAAGGTTGAAATAGTTGTCGAACCGGTAAAAAAAGAAGAGCCGGTTCCGGAAATCAAACCGGCGTGGCCCGGATTGAAACTGACCGGTATCGCCTCCAGCGGCAGCCAGCGTATCGCGATCATCAATGGAAAAATGCTCACCGTCGGCAGAACGGTCAGCGAAGTGACCGTTCGTGAAGTGCACGAAACCGATGTCGTCGTGGAATTTTCCGGCGAGCGTCGCGTCCTGCATGTGGACGAATAGCAATTTCAGCGCCGGCGATAGACATCCACCTGCGTATAAACCGGCCCCCACGGGTGCTGTCGAACCGGAAGAATCCGTTCCAGCACAAGCGCCTCATTAAGACGGCTGTAAAGCGGTGCCAGACCCTCATACGGGCTGTGGAAAACATAAACCCGACCCGACACATGTTTCAGTTTTTGCACCAGCACGGAAGCTTCCTGCGCCAGATCCTGCTGATCATCCAGCAGTTTTTTCGGGTCGATACAGGAAGGCCGCGTCATCTGAATTTCCGGAAAAACATAGCGCGGGCCGGTTTGGATTTTCATCTGACCGAAATAGTATTCCGCGGTGAAATGACTGATGCCGGTCTCAACCACCGCATCAGCAGAAGAGATTTCTGTTCCTAGGCGGGCAATCACGTCGCGCTGTTCCGTCAGCTTCCCGGACATCCGCCAGCCGGTGTAACGCGCCGCACCGGCTAAATTCACCGCGATCAGCAATGCCAGCACCGCCGCCGGGAAACGAAGTTTTGAAACGGCATAACCAGTCAGCGCACAGACCAGCGGCAGTCCGATTAAATCCATCTTATCAAGCCAGAAAACCGGACGGAACAGCGAGATCAGCACGATCAGTCCGATTGACAGAAAATGCGCCACAAACAGTTCGCGCGCGTGCCGGTCGTCGGTTGAATTGTTTTTACGCCGCAGGAGCTGAAAGATAACGAACAGCCATAGGATCAGCGCAACGCCCATGCGTAGCAGCTTCATCCCGTCAATCGCCAGCATCTGGCTGGAAATACTGAGCAGATAGGCGCCGATGGCACCATGGTACCGCTCCAGCTCCGGAACCGTTTCCGGTGTCGAACCACTGAGGTATCCCGCCGCCTGCAATGCCAGCGACGGCAGCCAAAGCACCGCGCCGGCCAGCAAAAAGAGCGAGACCATAAATCCGGCGCGCAGACGGCGGCGGTAGAATATCGCCAGCACAAAAAACTGCGAGAGCGGCACAAACAGATAAAACGTGTGCGTGTAAAAACCGGCTACCGAAAAAAGCACAAACAGCATTCCGTCGCGCATTGTTCCGCGCCGCATCGCCCGGTAGAAAAAAAGCCAGGCCAGCACCGTGCACAGCACCATCAGCGAATAGTAACGCAGATTGGTCGCCTGATGCAGACACGGCAGGCAGAACGCCGCGCAGGCCGTTCCGGCAATCCGGATACGCGAATCGGAAAAGAGTTCGCGCAAAAGAAACGGGATCACTGCCAGCACTGCGCAGTCCAGCAGTACCGTCAGCGCAGTCAGCACATATTCGCCATCGCCGAACAGCCGCATCCAGCCGTGCAGCAGAAAATAAAAAAGCGGACTGCCGTTATCTGAACTGAGCGTCTGGACAATCTGCAACAGCGACCCCTTGGCCAGTTTGATGGAAAAGGCCTCGTCCAGCCAAACACAGGAAAACGGAAGCTGCACAAAGCGAAACGCAACTCCCGTCAGTACCAGCAGAGGAATCAGCCACCGTTCTGCTTTTTTCCAGTCCTTAAGCATGATCGAAAACCATCGACTGAACTTCGACCCCGTCGATGGCCGTGAGCTTCTTTTTGAAAGCGGCAACCTTGGCGTCATCATCCACCATGTCGAGCAGGATCAGTCCGTTAGGAGAACAGGCACCCTTACCGGCTTCGTGCAGGCCGAGCCGCGTACGGATCTGACAGCCGAACTCCGTAAATACCTTCTGGATTTCACCTGCGTGCTTCACCCGCTCCGTAATATGAACTCCGACAACAATATGCTTATCCATAATATCCTCCTCGATTGCAGGGAGTTTTAGCGGATTCTCTCAAGGGTTGGAAGCCGGACGATTACTTTTCCAATCGTTTAAAAATTCTCGCGCAAAGCCGCCAAGGCGCTAAGAAGTTTCAATGGTTTGGAAAATCACCGAAGCAGACGCTGAATCTGAACCAACAAACCGGGCGCGTCTTTCCCCTGAGCAAATCCGGACAAGGCCTCTTTCGCCGCGATGATCTCTGCGTTCAGGATCTCTTTTTTATCCGCCAAAAATTCATCCAGCTCTGCCGACGAAAACGAATAGCCGAACAGCCGCAACTCCTCGCGTAACTTTGACAAAAACTCCGCAAGGGAAAGTTCCTCGGCGTACCCCGTGATGATTTGGAACAGGATGTATTCGGCGACCCGCTCATCGCCGTTCAAATGATTTTTAAAACCGGTGTAGTCAAACCGCCGTTTGGCACTCTCCGTAATGGTGCTCCACACAATATCCTCAGCTTGCCTCATCGTCAGATCATCCCCTGTTCAGCGATACACCGAATCGCCCCGCCAAAAATTACGAGGTTAGGAGTGACCCCGGTTTCGGTTATTTCTATTCCTTATTTAAAATGGCTTCGACCCGGCTCCGAATGTAGTTCGTCTGCTTTCGATAGGAGTAAATAAACAGCACCAGCAGGCCAACCAGTCCAAGCAGATATTTGTGAGTGGTAAACCAGTTCCATTTTGTCTCTATGGAGTTAAGTACCATGCTAAAAAGCAGCAGTACAAACATCGCAACTAAAGTCCGGTAGGTGTTGTTCACCTCAGACAGTACTTCGATTTTTTGGTCGGCGGCAGCGGCTTTGACAAAAGCCTTGTATGGCGCGAATCGGAGAAATTTGATCCATTTAAAAACCGGCTCAACAAAAAGCGAACCAACACGACTGATCAACATTCCAACGAAATAGTAAAAAAATGCACCCACAAGGATGTTTTCTTGAATCATGTTGTACCCCGTTACTTTGCGGAGCAACACCACGAACACTATTCCCGGAAGCAAATAGTTGAACAAATTGTACGATGACAACTTGCTGATCAACTCACTCATAACCGCCTCCTTATTCTTCAACCATCTCAGAGAAGCTCATCTCTTGCGCTGTAGAGTAGCCTGCTCTTTCTGGCGCCTTATACGGCTGGCGTAGGCTTTGTCCCTTGGTCGAATAGACTTTCATGTTTCGCCGGATACAAGCATTTACCACTTTCTTCGCAGGGTGCTTTTCTGATTCTTTTGCCGCAGATATAAAAGCTACACTGGCTTTGATTCTATTCAATATAGATGGGGATATGTTTCTCTTACTCCCATGATGGGGCACTTGGAATAAGCTTATTTTCTCAAGACTGATGCTCTTTTGATCTGCGTGATAGATCGCATTTTTCATGGCGGGAATCCCGGCATCGCCTGTTAGCAGAATGCGCTCCCCGTCAAACTCTAATAGCGTAACAACACTTGAATTATTTTCAGCAGACGTCTCTCCGGATTCATCCAACGTTTCAATATGCAACGCTTCCTTCACCCAATTAACGGCTTCTCTAAGCCCCGCTGAAAAGGTTTCTGTGGCCGATTTTGCTTCGGGACTTTTTGCAAAACTAGGAATCAGTGAAACATAGGTGCCTTCGCTTGGCCCAAGTATCGTTATTTTAGCTCCGCCGCCGGTGACGACTTTTCCGGCGAAAGGTTCTTCTATAGGAATATTTTTTTCTTCAGCGATTTCTTGTAGCTCATGAGCAAAGTTGTAAGCCTGTCTAAGTCGCTCCTCTAAACTGTCATTTGTTATTCTACCGTCTTTAAACATGTGTAGAATTTCATCCGAACGATCCCAAGGCTGATGCATCCACAACCCACCAACGCCAAGTTCGTTTAATACAACACGCAATCCTGACGAGTGATCACCATCGGGATGAGTGCAGATGACTAAGTTCACAAAGGTTGTTTTGTATGTTTCCTTAATCAGCTTTACCAGCGCATCGCCAGACTCTGTAGTTCCGCCGTCTATCACTGCAACATATTGTTTGCTGGCATCTGAAAAATCGCCCCATCGGACAGCAATGGCATCTCCGCTTTTTTCTCCATTCCCAACCGCTAAGAAATCTACTTCAAGACTATTGCTCATTTCAGACCTCCTTCACTGATCACATGGTAATTTTCATCACATCAACCTTCCCTATCATGGCTGTGGTGCCGAAGGCGTTGCGGCGCTTCCAACTCAACACGGCGGCGCGAAAAACTTGATGACTTTTACCGGATTGTTCAAAGGGCAGGAAGCGTTAAAGACAGGGATCAGCGGTCAGATGTCGGAGGTCCGCATTCCAAATCTTGTAAAAAATCCGACCAACTCTTCCAAAGCTTGGAAACTTCCGTGCTTTCTGTGTATTCCGTGGTTAAAAATCCCAATAAAAAACCCCCACCATTTCCGGCAGGGGCTCTTTTTGGGCGGCGAATCTCTACAGCGCCGGTTTGTGCTTATACTTCGTGTGCAGCAGGTGATGCGATTTTTCGCCGAGCGGCGCGCCAAGGAATTCTTTATAGAGCTGCTGGACGGCTTCGTTTTCGTGCGATTTGCGCAGCGCCTTGCCTTCGTCTTCGGCATAGATGGCACCGATACGCTTCATGCGCACCGAGTCATCCGTCAATCGCGGCTGTCCGCCGCCGCCGATACACCCGCCGGGACAGGTCATGACTTCGATGAAGTGATAGCTCTTTTCGCCGCGCTTAATGCTTTCAAGCAACCGGCGGACATTGGCCAGTCCGTGGGCGACCGCCAGCTTCACTTCAACACCTTCGAGGAACGACCACGCCGGAACAGTGCCGGTTATAACGACAGAAGCTTCTTTGATTCCTTCGAGTCCGGCGACCGGCTTGACGTGCAGATTTTCCATCGGCAACGTGCGTCCGGTGACGATTTCGTAAGCCGTCCGCAAGGCCGCTTCCATGACGCCGCCGGTGTTGGCAAAAATATCCGCCGCGCCGGAGCCGAGTCCAAGCGGGGCATCCATTTTTTCGTCTTCGAGCGACATGAAGTCAATCCCGGCCTCTTTAATCATCCGGCCCAGTTCGCGCGTGGTGAGTACATAATCCACATCGCGGACACCGCTATCATCCATCTCTTCACGCTGGCTCTCAAACTTCTTGGCCGTGCACGGCATGACGGAAACGACCACCATATCCTCCGGCTTCACGCCGATCTTCTGTGCATAATAGGTCTTGGCGACCGCGCCGAACATCTGCTGCGGCGATTTGCAGGTCGAAAGATTCGGCAGAAATTCGGGATAATAATATTCCGCGAAGTTAATCCAGCCGGGCGAACAGCTGGTAAACATCGGTAACGGAACTTTTTCGCCGTCCACCAGCGCTTTTTTTAAACGCGTCAGCAGTTCGGTGCCCTCTTCCATGATGGTGAGGTCGGCAGTGAAGTTCGTATCGAACACGCCGTTGAAGCCAAGTGCGCGCAATGCGCTAACCATCTTACCGGTGACGCGGGTGCCCGGTTCGCAACCGAAGCATTCGCCGAGCGCGGCGCGAATAGCCGGTGCCGTCTGCACAACGACTGTTTTCTTCGGATTTTCGAGTTCTTTCCAGACCGCTTCCACATGGCTCTTTTCAGAAATAGCACCCACCGGACAAACGGCGGCGCACTGTCCGCATTGCACGCACGCCACGCCATCCAGATTCAGCGTGAAGGCCGGGCCGATCACGGTATCGAAGCCGCGTCCCTGCGGATGCAGTGCACCGACGCCCTGCACCTGCGAACAGACGGTGACACAACGGCGGCACTTGATGCACTTGGAGTTGTCACGAACCAGCGCCGGTGTGCTGTTGTCGATACGGGCTTTAGCTTTTTCACCTTCGTAGGCGATTTCGCGAATTCCCAGCTCGGAGGCCAGCGCCTGCAACTCACAGTCCTGATTGCGGTCACAGACCGGACAGTTGCCGTTGTGTTCGGAAAGAAGCAATTCGACCACCTGTCGGCGTGCGGCGCGGACACGCGGACTGTTGGTTTTAATATCCATTCCGTTCGCTACCGGCGTCGAGCAGGCCGCCATCAGCGTACGCGCACCGGCAATTTCGACCAGACAGACACGGCAGGCACCGATCGGCTCGCGCTTCTCAAGAAAGCAGAGTGTCGGAATTCGAATTCCGGCACGGCGCGCTGTTTCCAGAATGGTCGCACCATCCGGCGCTTCAATGGATTTTCCGTTGATCGTCAGTTTATACATTG from Kiritimatiellaceae bacterium carries:
- a CDS encoding YfcE family phosphodiesterase, producing the protein MKIGIISDTHGQVDLALAAAREFIFRGIEAVVHCGDVGSEMVLTEMAALFQEIDIPLYVVLGNTDSHTDLRFFPDNIGVNLLGRFGELNLAGRKIAMLHSDDEQRLFETVESQNYDYVLFGHTHVCHDKKHARTRMVNPGAAGRGMHPSCAVLDLIDDAVTFFSIRRNE
- a CDS encoding N-acetyl-gamma-glutamyl-phosphate reductase, translated to MKSVKVVGAGGYGGVGITELLLQHPEFKIDCLVAATETGMKMSDLYPHLKGFCDELIRTPDDPKAQEAYDAVFFSTPDGVGMQTAAAELAKGAHVVDYSGDFRFTTPEKYSAYATFIGKNPVHAAPELLPQTVYGLSELHPFGKKQKLAGNPGCFAVSCILGLAPAAAGKLIDPKSVICDCKTGVSGAGKKPAATFHYPARYEQINAYKLAGHQHMVEIEQELSALAGETIRITMTAQVLPLCRGILSCLYANLNETMSAKQLMEAYKAFYADKPFVRIFDNKANIGTAQVSGTNFCNLIVDVDERNNRLRVISHIDNLMKGQAGNALQNMNLMFGFDPMLGLNFPGRCP
- a CDS encoding DUF454 family protein, which codes for MIKTIHRGLWLAAGLIFVLLGIIGLMLPVVPQIPFFLAAVLCFMRCSGRFSNWMEKKPWFVRFRARFPKKEVRS
- a CDS encoding glycosyltransferase family 4 protein; the encoded protein is MTDRKKIVCYDDNPDYGGHQIMACLAVEGLAKSAAWQPTFFCSPTNIRLNKRLKEIQTGTGNLEICETPFTTRKLQGLRNRFAVKTIGALRERLEAKNPDVLLCVQGEIEDGSLALCAAEKMAAPCISYIPVPHRMALMGAKLGAVRDMLNAYLFKKPDGWITISGSMKALLEERGATAPIEVVHNGINMKRFTPRDKTAARAALGLPLEKTILGTIGRIEFNQKQQTFLVRTFFDHFQNSPSMHLVIIGDGPDRGRLEALIGELGLHKQVTLLPWQSDSSIVYSALDLLIIPSRFEGVPLVMLEALACGTPVIGSARDGMKDLLPASWTFEHGNSTALADVIKYVVKDWKEELPALQTRVRNEYTVEKFQQNFEAALNHFLIMGRRCT
- a CDS encoding AAA family ATPase — protein: MYLDFFQLKEFPFNVTPDPRFLFFSERHREAFDSLLYGVEHRKGFIVLTGEVGCGKTTICRSVLNNLPGTTHSAFILNPSITAAQLVRSILLDLNIEPKGGDKLVHITQLNRFLLQCLEKGENVAVIIDESQNLDPQLMEQVRMLSNLETDQHKLMQIILSGQPELKERMRQPGLRQLRQRVMVHCDLEPLSVVETALYIQHRLKVAGAADPGGIFHGASIEQIHGRAGGIPRQINTICDRSLLSAYVRKDHQVTTQDIATALTELASLIGFQGDSQ
- a CDS encoding GspB domain-containing protein, whose protein sequence is MSLIQDALRRKLEETPVPDIHSPVTPPSGEKGPKMPQVFLLLILLAVFLAAPIGYSLYLIKQKPLNLPLIGKKTHPVAAPAVSEPVVAPAPVIEASAPVTPPVQAVETVKVEIVVEPVKKEEPVPEIKPAWPGLKLTGIASSGSQRIAIINGKMLTVGRTVSEVTVREVHETDVVVEFSGERRVLHVDE
- a CDS encoding 2Fe-2S iron-sulfur cluster binding domain-containing protein, with product MYKLTINGKSIEAPDGATILETARRAGIRIPTLCFLEKREPIGACRVCLVEIAGARTLMAACSTPVANGMDIKTNSPRVRAARRQVVELLLSEHNGNCPVCDRNQDCELQALASELGIREIAYEGEKAKARIDNSTPALVRDNSKCIKCRRCVTVCSQVQGVGALHPQGRGFDTVIGPAFTLNLDGVACVQCGQCAAVCPVGAISEKSHVEAVWKELENPKKTVVVQTAPAIRAALGECFGCEPGTRVTGKMVSALRALGFNGVFDTNFTADLTIMEEGTELLTRLKKALVDGEKVPLPMFTSCSPGWINFAEYYYPEFLPNLSTCKSPQQMFGAVAKTYYAQKIGVKPEDMVVVSVMPCTAKKFESQREEMDDSGVRDVDYVLTTRELGRMIKEAGIDFMSLEDEKMDAPLGLGSGAADIFANTGGVMEAALRTAYEIVTGRTLPMENLHVKPVAGLEGIKEASVVITGTVPAWSFLEGVEVKLAVAHGLANVRRLLESIKRGEKSYHFIEVMTCPGGCIGGGGQPRLTDDSVRMKRIGAIYAEDEGKALRKSHENEAVQQLYKEFLGAPLGEKSHHLLHTKYKHKPAL